Below is a window of 'Nostoc azollae' 0708 DNA.
TGATACGCACTAAACAGTTTCATGCTGTATATTGATAGCTTAGACAAAATTTATTCTTGCCCTTTAAAAAAGGATCGGTTAGTTGATGATACATTTGCCAAAGAAAAAGATAAACCTATTGAATTATGAGAATGGAGTACTGAAGAGTTAGAATGTGGTAAAATTATAAAAATTAAAGGGTTTCCCGCTCAGAAAAAAGTGAAACTATTCCGGGTTGCTGTTTCTACCAACAGAACGGATTATGTCGCTACTAACGATTTATCTCAAAATTCTACGAATGTTGTACAAGAGGTGTGTAAAATTCGTTGGAGAATCGAGGATTTTCACCGAGAGATTAAACAAATAAGTGGCATTGAATCTTGTCAATGTCGTAAAGCTAGGCTTCAAATAAATCATATTGCTTGTGCAATATTGGTTTAGATTAGATTAAAGAATTTAGCCTATCAAACTGGTCAAACTGTTTATCAAAACAAGCATAGATTGCTTTCTAATTATTTAATTCAGCAACTAAAACGCCCAAGTCTTCCTATGTGCTTGGTTTGAGTTCAATTGTTGCGTGCCAGGGCTACATCCCGCCCGCTATTTGTGCTAGTTGCGTAAGTCCTGACAGAAATTAACAGAGGTCTGCTTAGAGGGGGTAAAAGTGCAGTTACGCTCTCAAGAGAAAGGAAAGCCTGTGTACTGGAAGGAGTATAAAACAGGGCGATTAGAGGGTATATATTAAGGAGCATTTTTTCAAGACAATCTCTCCCTAAGTAATTTGGTCAATAGCCAAAACATCGGTAAAACTCTTTACTGCTTGGGAGATGGGCATGATGGAATTTGGAATCTATTTGCAGAAATTGCCGACTCTGATATTCGTCACAGGATAAAATAGCTCGATTTCAGTGGATTAAAAAGGCCATTACAGCCTTAGAAAAACAACATTTTATTGAAGCAGGGTGTTCTGGCTGCATCCGGGGCTTGGGTAGCCGGTTATCAAGTCCGTCAAAACTTCAAGAAATATTGGTACTACAAATTACAAGTGCCAATCCCATATTTCCAATGCCCGACATCAGACAAACTGATTAAATATAAGCATTTGGGCAAAGCTGGTACTCAAGAGCATACTGATGCTGTTATGTCTGTTTATAGACGTTCTCTTGGTGATCAAATACAGAGAATAACTCATACCCTGGATGATTATTTGCTAGACATTAGTTCTGGATCTGAGCAAGAGTCAGAAGAACCACTTGATTAAATCTGGATTCTTTTATTTTTGCCAAATTGGGATACTCCCCTTGAAAGCAATCTTAATTATTAAAAACGGCTGGAATGATGAAACTCAAGTAAAAAAAATTGGTCTTAACTTAGTTGAGGCAGTTGAGCAATGCATAAAACTGACGAATAATCAAGATATAGAAATTGTAAGAGATAAATTAAATTGCTTTCCGCCAATAAATGAACGAGACAAGGGTAAACACTGGAAAACATCTGAATTCTGGTTGGGATATAGTATCGCTCAATATATTGCAACTACTTTTACTAGAATGTTTTCTGATATAGATAATAGAAATCAAATTTTCTCTAGTAATTTATGAAACGTGACATGGATTTAATCAGAGAAATAAATATGGTTGCAATATGCACCTAATAAGATAATAATCAATGGGTACACTGATGAACAAATTGGTCACGATATTTTTATTATGATTGATGGTGGTTTGGTTGAAGGCAAAGTATCGATGTATCATCTATGCATAGTACTACTCCTCAAGCGAGGGCAAAGAGGCTTACTTAGTAAGGACATGAATTTATTGACGCTGCAAGATCAAAGTCTGTTTGGAAGAAAATGAAGAATGTATTAGAAGCTCAAGGACCTAGTGTAAATACAGGCAACAAAAACCAACATCCTGAATATCCTGATTCTGACAATCATCATTAAAACGTCCCCTTAAATGCTGCATAGCTCAGGGTAATAATAATTGGTAAAATGATAGAAATAGCAACTATCAATCCTGTTTTACCAAACCTAATTTCTTGACCATATGCTTTAAGAAGAGCAATGACAGCAGCAGTATCCATGAAAATCCAAGGAAATCTAAAGACGATAAAAATAGTAAATCTCGAGCTATTCATACATTTGTTTAACTGCTGATTTATTTGAGTTGGAAAATTATAGGTAGTCTACTAATTCTAAGAATTCTTGGGACCTTTCAATCGGTATCTTCTAGTTTTGGGTATCTCATCAATACATCATCATAATTGTCAGCATGTTAAATAAATTAACAAACTACTAAAGTAACCGCTCAATAATCCGGGGTGAATCGTTCAATGAGAAGCCTCAAATGGCGTAAAATCGTTCCTGAAAAGGTAGTCTGCCCCCATTTATTAAGCGGTTACCAACTAAGATATTAGAAATCATTATCCTGTACATCACCAAATCCTGTAAATCCTGATTCAGACAGTAGGGTGTGTTAGACGAGAGTAAGGCAACTTAATTTATTAAATCAATTGGAATCAATTTTGGTGTGTTAGAGGCTATTAATAAAGTAAATGTAAAGGGGAGTAGAAAAGGAATGTTGGAAGGATAGGATACATAAAATCTAGTGTATTTACATAGCTACTGATGGAACGAAAGTCTTACCCCACAGACTTAACTGATATGGAGTGGGAAATCCTGGCCCCATTGATTCCACCAGCCAAAGAAGGAGGGCATCCACCCATAACAGATATGGGTGAAATATGTAATGCCATCTATTATCATTTGAAAACTGGATGTCAATGAAATATGCTTCCAGGTGACTTCCCGCCAAGGTCAACGGTATATAGCTATTACAGGAAATGGCAGGGCCAGGGGGTTTGGGAAAAATTCAACCATATATTGGGTGGTCAAGTTCGCTCGAAATTAGGTAAATCAACACAACCTACCGCGCTCGCTGCAGACAGTCAGTCGGTCAACACTGACCAAAAAAAGGGGATGTGTATGGTTTTGACGGATGTAAAAAGGTAAAAGGGAGAAAGGGGCAGACTTTAGTTGATAGCCTTGGACTTGTGTTGAAACTTGTTGTTAGTAAAGCCAATGCCCCAGAACGAATACTTGCTGCCTATGCACTAATGGAACTGCTAGAGGAACCCACAGAATTATTGGAAAAAGTCCAAGTTTTATGGGTTGATTCCGGTTATGAAGGTGATAAATTTGCACTTGCAGTTTGGTTCCTGATTCAAGCTCATGTTGAAGTCATAGGACCTACTGAGCAAGAATTTAAAGTTTTACCACAACCCTGGGTAGTAGAAAGAACATTTGGGTGGTTTAACCAATATCATCGTCTAAGCAAGGATTATGAGCGTTTAACACAAATGAGGGAAGGGGCTATATATGCTCTTATGACTAGAATTATGCTACTTCCTCTTCTCTCCTAAACATTTACTTTATAAATCATCTCTTAGGAGCGTATATAATTTAATGTATAGTTTATGATATTTTCGCGGTCCTAACGCACCCTACATACTACATACTAACCACCCTAGAAAACATACCCCTCACCTCCGACAGATGAAGAGGTATAGACTCAGTATCTAGGATATCAAAGCCAGATTGATACTGAGAGTATGCCTTTAAATTCTCATATTTGGACGCTGACACCTACAGATCTCTAAAAGAATCTAACAACAACTCGCCAAGGTATCAGCGAGGTAGAAGTCAACTTAAGATTACAACAATTCGGTTATAACGAACTTCCCGAACCACAAACACGACCTTTAATTCTACCTTTCACCGACCAGTTAACCCATTTTATGGCGTTGCGGTTGTGGATAGCGGGGATTTTAGCTTTTATTTCTCAAACACCAGAATTAGGTTGGGCAATTTGGGCAGTTATTTGGATTAATGCTATTTTTAGTTTTTGGCAGGAGTTTCAAGCGGAAAAAGCTTTAGGAGCTTTAAAAAAAATCTTACCTTCCTAAGCAAAAGTTTATCGAGATGGGAAATTATCTGTAATTCCTGCCCGTGAGTTAGTTAGCGGCGATGTGATGCAGTTAGCAGAAGGTGATAAAATCTCCGCTGATGCCAGAATTATTGATAGTCAGGTCAGTCTTTATATGTAGATGTGTCAGTACTCACAGGGGAATCTTTGCCAGTTCCCCGGATTTGCCAACCTGTCACTGCAGACAATATCCATGCTTCCCACCCAAGCTAGTAACTTCGTATTTGCAGGTTCTACCATTGCAGCCGGTCGGGGACTGGCGGTGGTATATGCAACACGCACACATACAGAATTTGGTCAAGTAGCCCATCTCACAACAAATGTAAAGCGGGAAGCCAGCACTTTAGAAGTGCAGATTTCCAGAGTAGTTAACATCATTACCATGATTGCTTTGGGTATGGGTATGGTGATATTTTTACTTACTAAGTTAGTTGTTGGGAGGAATGTAACTCAGAGAAAGTTTTATCTTTGCGATTGGCATTATTGTGGTATTTGTCCCGGAAGGCTTACTACCTACTGTGAATCTATCCTTAGCTATTGGTGTTAAGCGCATGGCAAATAAGAATGCTTTAGTACGGCGTTTGTCTGCGGTGGAACCTCTGAGTGCAACAACTGTTATTTGCACCGACAAAACCGGGACCTTGACTCGAAATGAAATGACTGTCTGCCAATTATGGATTCCCAATACTCAGATTAATGTAACTGGGGTAGGTTATGAACCCAAGGGAGAAGTAGAAATTACCTATGGTGAATATGAGTCTCAGGTGCGGTTAATGTTGGCTGGTGCGGCACTTTGTTCCAATGCGCAGTTAAATCATCCGCCCAACTCCAATCAATGGCTAGGATCAGGTGATCCTACGGAGGCAGCACTACTAGTAGCAGCAATTAAGGCTGGCTTGAAATTGGAGGAGTTGCAACATCAAGCACCAAGAATTCGGGAAGTACCTTTTGATTCCCATCGACGAATGATGACAGTTTTGCTAGAAGGGCATTTGCAGTTGGACAATACTGGAAATTCACAGTACTTGGTTTTTAGCAAGGATACAACTTTAGATGTATTGCAACATTCACGATATTTATGGCATGCAGATGGAAAGCTGGAACTGACGCAAACCCAGCGGGAAGAAATTGCGGTGGCTAATGATCAACTTGCTAGTCAAGGTTATCGTGTACTAGGAGTAGCAACAAGTCAAGGTGGGGCTAAATTGAAACAGCTTGGTAATAATTTGTTGGAACAGCACTTGACCTTTTTGGGATTGGTGGCAATGATTGATCCACCACGTCCAGAATTTGCCAATGCGATTGCCCTTTGTCATCGTGCAGGTATTCAAGTGACAATGATTACAGGTGATTATGGCTTAACAGCAGCTGCAATCGCTCAAAAGATTGGTTTAGTCAAAGGCAAGGCTAGAATTATTACAGGAGAACAATTAGGACATCTTTCTGATACTCAATTACGGCAAATACTCCACAAGGACAAAACGAATTTAGTATTTGCCAGGGTGATGCCAGAACAGAAACTCAGGTTAGTCGAAGCATATAAAACCCTTGGTCATGTGGTCGCTTTCACTGGTGATGGTGTCAAGGATGCCCTTAATTTGGATAGGAATTGCTGTGGAATGCTTACTAATTCTCTCAATTATTCACTCTCCTAGGTGTGAGTACAAGCTTCCACTGATTAGCTTTTAATCTTTAATTCCCCGAAGGGGTTGACTTATTTCGTAACTTTGAATACTTTTAGTATTTTTTTAGGTGTTCTAAATAAACGGCAAAGTACATTATAATTTTGTTACATCTGTGTTAAGAAACGTTACATAAGTCTTAACAAAAGGAAATATTTTCTATGGTTGTTTCACCTCAAAAAAAGCCATCACATGAGGTTGTCATCATTGGTGGTGGTTTTGGTGGACTGTATGCAGCAAAGGCTCTTGCTAACACAAATGTAAATGTTACTCTCATTGATAAACGTAACTTTCACCTATTTCAGCCGCTTTTATATCAAGTTGCCACAGGTACGCTATCACCTGCTGATATTTCTGCACCATTGCGTTCTGTATTTAGCAAAAGCAAGAATACAAAAGTGCTGCTGGGAGAAGTAAATAATATTGATCCAAAAGCGCAAAAAGTTATTATGGGTGATGAAATAATACCCTATGATACATTAATTGTGGCTACAGGTGCTAACCATTCCTATTTTGGTAAGGATAACTGGAGAGAATTTGCTCCTGGCTTGAAAACTGTGGAAGATGCGATAGAAATGCGTCGCCGGATATTTTCAGCATTTGAAGGGGCAGAAAAAGAAACGGATCCCGTAAAAAGTCGTGCTTTTTTGACTTTTGTGCTTGTGGGGGGTGGTCCGACTGGTGTAGAATTAGCAGGTGCGATCGCAGAGTTGGCATACAAAACTCTACAAGAAGATTTCCGCAACATTAACACTTCAGAAACGAGAGTTTTACTATTGCAAGGGGGCGATCGCATTCTCCCACACATTGCACCAGAGTTATCCCAAGCAGCCGCAGCAGCCTTGCAAAAGTTGGGAGTGGTTATCCACACTAATACCAGGGTGACAAATATTGAAAATGACATTGTTACTTTCAAGCAAGATGGTGAATTGATAGAAATTGCTTCAAAAACTATCTTGTGGGCAGCAGGTGTTCAGGGTTCGGCACTGGGGAGAATTTTAGCAGAACGTACAGATGTAGAATGTGATCACGCTGGGCGTGTAATTGTAGAACCGAATTTGACTATCAAGGGTTATAAAAACATTTTCGTAATTGGAGATTTAGCCAACTTCTCCCATCAAAATGGGAAACCCTTACCTGGTGTTGCACCCGTAGCCAAACAACAAGGAGAGTATGTAGGTGGACTGATTCAACTACGGCTTCAAGGTCATACTTTGCCAGAATTTCATTACACCGACGTGGGTAGTTTGGCAATGATTGGGCAAAATTTAGCTGTTGTAGATTTAGGCTTCATCAAACTCACTGGTTTCCTTGCTTGGGTATTTTGGCTAGTAATTCACATCTACTTCTTAATCGAGTTTGATACTAAATTAGTAGTAGTAATTCAGTGGGCGTGGAATTATATCACTCGTAATCGTCGCTCTCGATTGATTACAGGTAAAGAAGCTTTTTTAGATCCACAACCTGTTAACAGTAGCAATAATTCCCAGACTACAGAAAAGAAGCAAGCAGTCAAGCTCTAGGATTTTAATTTTGTAGCTACCACTACATTGAAACCTATGAAAAACTCGTCATTCCTCTCAATACTGACTCAAGGAATTGAGTTTCAGGCTTGTGGCGGGTTTAGCTAAATTCTACTTCAAATACAACACTATCCAGCACTAAAGTAGGGGATATTGGCTCAAAATGTAAAACCATAATTTGCTCTGGAAGCAAGCCAAAAGATTCGTATGTTTGTCCATTACTATCGCTAAATTATACTTGAAATACAGTACCATCTGCTAGTAATTCGACTATTGTACCAACTTGACCACGCAATAACTTATATTCAGGTATATCTCTCTGCTGTCACTTTCCAGAATAAGCAAGTAGTAAAGAAGCTAAATCATCCAGAAGCATAACAGGGTTTAAATTGATTCATGGCAGCAATTAAATGATTAAATCCCAGCACTAAATGTGAATTAGGGAAAATACTTAACCAGGGATAAATTAACCAAAATAGTAAGAGTGGTTGGATAATGAGACGTAGATTCTTTAAAGTATTCTTCCATCCAGATTCATGATTCCATTGCGGATGATTAGAAAAAACAGCATCATTATTTTCTTGTGCTTCAGTCTCAAGTTGATGAGATTGATTGAAGCCTAAGAAGACTGGAGAATTTAAACTAATCATCGTATAAACACTAAAAATAATCTCCCAGCATCTCTCAATATGTTGGAAATTAGTGAAACGGTAATCTGTCCATCCTAGTTCCTATTTACACTGTCTAAACCCATATTAAACCCAGGTTCTTAATCCATATAAGTTGCCTAAAGTCTTCTTCAAGTTACCTTGAAGATTCGTCATTACAAAGGAGGTGGAATTTTCTGGCATGGTTTCTGGGTCAGTAGTTATTTCCCAGTAATTTATGGCTCTTTCTTTACCATAAATTATTTCCCTAATGTATCTAGTCTTTGATTTTTGATTGCTAAATGTTCTCTCAAATTTACACCACTTATTCGCTCTAACGCTTTCTCCTGAAGGTAAACAGACTCCATGATTACTTCTAATTGATACTACATAATCTAACTTATATTCACCTAATTTTCTAATGAATTGGCTACTTTCGCCATATCAGCTATCAGCTAGTACTAATTCAATATTTAACCCTGATTCCATTAATTCTGTCATTATCTCTGATGGGAACTCTATTTTAGTTTTATATTTATCTGACTCGTTTAGTGTTCCTTTTCCATTATCTACCTTTCCCACGCTTCCTAAATATTGTCTAGCTACATAATCAGTCTTTTTCCCTTTTTTTCTATCTCCGGTTTCATGTATTACTACTGTAATCGCCTGCTCATTCAATTCTTGCTTGAGTTTATTTAATCTTCGTTGTTTTAATTCATCTACTTACCAATCTGAATTAGCTAGAAAATGATGTAATGACTGGGCTGAGTTTATGCTCACTACCTTTGCTATCTCTGGTACCGATTTTCGTTTTATAGTTGATATTATCCCCATGTGTAAATAATACTTGAAGCACTCATAATTTTTTACTTCCTTAAACAGGTCTTTATACTTTGCACAATATTCATCTATCATGACAACTGTTGGGTGAGCATCTCTTGCTAAATGTTTCAGGATTTGTAACTCTACATCCATTACCCCACCTACCTTTCAGGGTTTCCTTTTTTTATTCTTTTATTCAGAAAACCCGGAAA
It encodes the following:
- a CDS encoding HAD family hydrolase, whose amino-acid sequence is MNLSLAIGVKRMANKNALVRRLSAVEPLSATTVICTDKTGTLTRNEMTVCQLWIPNTQINVTGVGYEPKGEVEITYGEYESQVRLMLAGAALCSNAQLNHPPNSNQWLGSGDPTEAALLVAAIKAGLKLEELQHQAPRIREVPFDSHRRMMTVLLEGHLQLDNTGNSQYLVFSKDTTLDVLQHSRYLWHADGKLELTQTQREEIAVANDQLASQGYRVLGVATSQGGAKLKQLGNNLLEQHLTFLGLVAMIDPPRPEFANAIALCHRAGIQVTMITGDYGLTAAAIAQKIGLVKGKARIITGEQLGHLSDTQLRQILHKDKTNLVFARVMPEQKLRLVEAYKTLGHVVAFTGDGVKDALNLDRNCCGMLTNSLNYSLS
- a CDS encoding NAD(P)/FAD-dependent oxidoreductase; protein product: MVVSPQKKPSHEVVIIGGGFGGLYAAKALANTNVNVTLIDKRNFHLFQPLLYQVATGTLSPADISAPLRSVFSKSKNTKVLLGEVNNIDPKAQKVIMGDEIIPYDTLIVATGANHSYFGKDNWREFAPGLKTVEDAIEMRRRIFSAFEGAEKETDPVKSRAFLTFVLVGGGPTGVELAGAIAELAYKTLQEDFRNINTSETRVLLLQGGDRILPHIAPELSQAAAAALQKLGVVIHTNTRVTNIENDIVTFKQDGELIEIASKTILWAAGVQGSALGRILAERTDVECDHAGRVIVEPNLTIKGYKNIFVIGDLANFSHQNGKPLPGVAPVAKQQGEYVGGLIQLRLQGHTLPEFHYTDVGSLAMIGQNLAVVDLGFIKLTGFLAWVFWLVIHIYFLIEFDTKLVVVIQWAWNYITRNRRSRLITGKEAFLDPQPVNSSNNSQTTEKKQAVKL